The Desulfuromonadales bacterium sequence ATCTCGTCCATGACCTCGAAGACCCGCTCCGCCGCTCCGACCGACCGCTGGATGTTGTTGCTGACCTTGATCAGTTTCTTCAGGGGACCGTACATCATCAGAACCGAAGCAACAAAGGCGAACAGCTGCCCCTGGGTGATCGCCCCGGTGAGGACCCGATGCAGGCCGTACCACGCGACCGCGGCGACACCCAGCGATGCCAGCAGTTCGATGGCGGGCGCCGAGGCGGAATCGTATTTGAGGGTCTTGCGAAGAAAGCGGTAGAAGGCGAGGTTTTCAGTCCGAAAACGCCGATTCTCCTCCCCCTCGGTGCCAAAAGCCTTGATCACCTTGATCCCTGAGAAGGTCTCCTGCAGCACCCCGGTTAAATTACCCATGGTCGCCTGACTGCGGCGGGTGTAGTCCTTGATCTTGCGGCCGAGAACCGAGGCCGGCAGCACTGCCGCCGGCAGCACGAGAAAGGCGACGCTGGCCAGCTTCCAGTCGCTGTAGAAGGCCGAGGCGGTCAGCCCCACCAGGGTGAAGCACTCCCGCACCGCTTCGACCAGGACGTCGGCCGCGGAGCGCTGCAAAACACCGACGTCGTTGAGAATGCGTGACATCATGTTGCCGGTGGTGGTGCGGGAGTAATACCCCATGGAAAGGCCCATGGAGTGGGAATAGAGGTCGTTTCGTATGTCCTGGACGACCAACTGGCCAGCCGTCTTGATGTAGTATTCCTGGACGTAGCGGGAGGCCCCTTTGAAAACCGCCAGACCGATAATGATGAACGGTACCAGATTGACCAAGGTATAGTTGCCGGCGGCAATGATCCTGTCGAACAGCGGCCGGACCAGCTGCGCCGAAGCGACGTCAACGCCGGCCACCCCGAGAGAACCGATGACGGCCAGAATGATCCGGACGCTATGGGGGCGCGAATAGGCCAGCAGTCGCCGGTAAAGTTGACTCGTTTTTCCAGGCACTTATGGAGTATCCTCGGTTAAAGTTCCCCGGCTCATCACCGAGGCCATGCGGGCAACCCGAGCTGAGCAACCCGGCTCACCCATGCGCTCCCGCACCCGGGACAGCCCCGCACGGATGCTCTGCTCGTATCCGGGTTCTTCCAGAATTTTTATAATCTCGGCGGCAAGATTCTCGGCAGTGGCATCATCCTGTACGAATTCACGGACTACCCCTTCGCCGGCCACGATATTGGCCAGGCCGATGTGCGGCACCTTCACCAGGCGACGACCGATGGCGTAGGTCACCGGCGCCATCCGGTAGAGAATCGCCATCGGCGTGCCGACCAGGGCGACCTGCAGGGTCACCGTCCCGGAGACGGTGAGCACCGCATCGCATGCATTGGCCACATCGTAGATGCTCTCCTGAACCAGGGTGATGGGAAGAGAGCAACCGGCCATCCGCCTGGCAATCTCCTCGGGGGCCAGAGAGGGGGCGATTGGCAACAGAAAGCAGGCCTCGGGATGGCGCCGGTGGATCAGTTCGGCCGCCCCGAGGATGGCGTCGAAATTGTATTTCAACTCGTTGCGCCGGCTGCCTGGGAAAAGCCCGACCACCGGTCGGGCTGGGTCTAGCCCGATGCGGCGCCGGAATTCATTGCGGCCGCACTCGACTTTCGCCTCGTCGAGCAGGGGATTGCCGACGTATTCCACCTCGATGTCGAGCCCGTGGTAGAAAGCCGGTTCAAAGGGGAAAATAGCCGCCAGGCGGTCGACCACCCGGGCAATTTTATGCACCCGACCACGCCGCCACGCCCATACTTGCGGGCTGACGAAGTAAAGCACGGGTACGCCGGCCTTCTTCGCTTCTCTGGCAAGCCGCAGATTGAAATCGGGGAAATCGATGAGGATCAGCACAGCGGGACGGTCAGGACCGCGCAGCAGGGCCTTGAGACGGTTGAACGCTCGAAGGATCACCGGAAAATGCTCGATCACCTCCACCAGTCCCATCACTGCCAGCTCTTCCCCGGCAATGAGTATTTCGCAACCCGCCGCCGCCATCCGGCTGCCGCCGACCCCAAAGAAGGAAAGGCCCGGATCGATCTCCCGGGCCGCCCGGATCAGGTTGGCGCCATGGAGGTCGCCGGAAGCCTCGCCGGTGACGATCAGCGCCCGACGTGGCGCAGTGGAAACCAACACGACAGCTCCTTACAGCGCTGCCAGCAGAACGTCGCAGACCCGGTCGATCTGGCTGGCCGTCAGTTCAGGATACATGGGGAGCGAAAGGACGCGAGCAGCGACCTCTTCTGATACGGGGAACGAACAATCGGCATAAATGTCCCGATACACCTCCTGCCGGTGCAGCGGAATGGGATAGTAGACGGCACAAGCGATGCCGGCAGCCGTGAGGGCATGCTGAATCGATTCGCGAGCATCGGTGAGAACCGTATACTGGTGGTAGACATGTACACCTTTGCCATCCTCTGCCGGCGGAATCACCGGTGTCCCCTGCAGACGACTGGTGTAGAGATGGGC is a genomic window containing:
- a CDS encoding ABC transporter ATP-binding protein; translated protein: MPGKTSQLYRRLLAYSRPHSVRIILAVIGSLGVAGVDVASAQLVRPLFDRIIAAGNYTLVNLVPFIIIGLAVFKGASRYVQEYYIKTAGQLVVQDIRNDLYSHSMGLSMGYYSRTTTGNMMSRILNDVGVLQRSAADVLVEAVRECFTLVGLTASAFYSDWKLASVAFLVLPAAVLPASVLGRKIKDYTRRSQATMGNLTGVLQETFSGIKVIKAFGTEGEENRRFRTENLAFYRFLRKTLKYDSASAPAIELLASLGVAAVAWYGLHRVLTGAITQGQLFAFVASVLMMYGPLKKLIKVSNNIQRSVGAAERVFEVMDEIPDIADTPDARPLPRARGEVSFEHVGFAYEQEPVLKDFSLQARPGEVIALVGPSGAGKSTIAGLLARFYDPQEGAIRVDGEDLRRITLVSLKSNIALVDQETFLFNDTIRNNIRYSRRNASDAEVEEAARLAYADDFIRLLPNGYDTSIGDRGLRLSGGQRQRICIARAILRDAPILILDEATSALDTESEAMVQKALANLMRNRTTFVIAHRLSTIMHADKIVVLESGRIVQVGSHQELLQQGGLYQKLYEMQFQDQR
- the lpxB gene encoding lipid-A-disaccharide synthase, with product MLVSTAPRRALIVTGEASGDLHGANLIRAAREIDPGLSFFGVGGSRMAAAGCEILIAGEELAVMGLVEVIEHFPVILRAFNRLKALLRGPDRPAVLILIDFPDFNLRLAREAKKAGVPVLYFVSPQVWAWRRGRVHKIARVVDRLAAIFPFEPAFYHGLDIEVEYVGNPLLDEAKVECGRNEFRRRIGLDPARPVVGLFPGSRRNELKYNFDAILGAAELIHRRHPEACFLLPIAPSLAPEEIARRMAGCSLPITLVQESIYDVANACDAVLTVSGTVTLQVALVGTPMAILYRMAPVTYAIGRRLVKVPHIGLANIVAGEGVVREFVQDDATAENLAAEIIKILEEPGYEQSIRAGLSRVRERMGEPGCSARVARMASVMSRGTLTEDTP